A genomic segment from Glycine soja cultivar W05 chromosome 18, ASM419377v2, whole genome shotgun sequence encodes:
- the LOC114397461 gene encoding ferritin-1, chloroplastic: MALAPSKVSTFSGFSPKPSVGGAQKNPTCSVSLSFLNEKLGSRNLRVCASTVPLTGVIFEPFEEVKKSELAVPTAPQVSLARQNYADECESAINEQINVEYNASYVYHSLFAYFDRDNVALKGFAKFFKESSEEEREHAEKLMKYQNTRGGRVVLHPIKNAPSEFEHVEKGDALYAMELALSLEKLVNEKLLNVHSVADRNNDPQMADFIESEFLSEQVESIKKISEYVAQLRRVGKGHGVWHFDQRLLD, translated from the exons ATGGCTCTTGCTCCATCCAAAGTTTCcaccttttctggtttttctccCAAACCCAGTGTTGGGGGTGCTCAGAAAAACCCAACTTGCTCTGTTTCTCTGAGCTTTTTGAATGAGAAACTTGGAAGCAGAAACCTTAGGGTTTGTGCTTCAACGGTGCCTCTCACTGGGGTGATTTTTGAACCGTTTGAGGAGGTTAAGAAGAGCGAGCTTGCTGTTCCAACTGCTCCCCAAGTCTCGTTGGCTCGTCAGAACTACGCTGATGAGTGTGAATCTGCGATTAACGAGCAGATAAA TGTGGAATACAATGCTTCCTACGTGTACCACTCCTTGTTTGCATACTTTGACAGGGACAACGTGGCTCTCAAGGGATTTGCCAA GTTCTTCAAGGAATCTAGTGAGGAAGAAAGAGAGCACGCTGAAAAGCTCATGAAATATCAG AACACTCGCGGTGGAAGAGTTGTACTTCACCCCATCAAGAATGCCCCCTCAGAATTTGAGCATGTGGAAAAGGGGGATGCATTGTATG CAATGGAATTAGCTTTGTCTTTGGAGAAGTTAGTGAATGAGAAACTTCTGAATGTGCACAGT GTGGCAGATCGCAACAATGACCCTCAAATGGCCGACTTCATTGAAAGCGAGTTTTTGTCTGAACAG GTTGAATCAATTAAGAAAATTTCAGAGTATGTGGCTCAGTTGAGAAGGGTTGGAAAGGGCCACG GTGTTTGGCACTTTGATCAAAGACTTCTTGATTAG